In Bacteroidota bacterium, the genomic stretch CCATCTCAGCTTGCAGAGCTTTCTCAATAAAATTCTTCAATAATGGAGCAAACGCTCCATCTTTTCCAAAAAGCGACTTCCCACTCTTAAACTGTTCTAGCGCTTTTTCTTCTACATTGTCTAAATAGTTCTGATCCATAATCAAATTTACGA encodes the following:
- a CDS encoding IS256 family transposase; the protein is MDQNYLDNVEEKALEQFKSGKSLFGKDGAFAPLLKNFIEKALQAEM